From a single Oceanobacillus kimchii X50 genomic region:
- a CDS encoding DUF4097 family beta strand repeat-containing protein, which translates to MLFYKPSNQINEQKKITNNRINSITIQSGWADVNVYTHKENHISLFLTSIEHGPYWIVEENKDQLRLAIEPGIKRLHFRFTQTIKLDIYVPEQNNIDWDVETGSGNVYFNEQIVQNITLRVGSGNFKGKSLTVKNASVEVGSGDVNINNFNGKNLQLVGGSGDIKLVDVTCNTIMSKIGSGSITHNHVRYKEMISEGGSGNLFLENFEGETNMKVGSGSIEVILDKQPNIKCDLQTGSGSIITGGERVSSKKIHKVFGKSECALSLTSGSGDVVLKQSYDNKK; encoded by the coding sequence ATGTTATTTTATAAACCATCAAACCAAATAAATGAACAGAAAAAGATTACTAACAATCGTATTAACTCAATTACTATTCAATCTGGATGGGCAGACGTGAATGTTTATACACATAAGGAAAATCATATCTCCTTATTTCTAACCTCCATTGAACATGGACCATATTGGATCGTAGAAGAAAACAAAGATCAATTACGCCTAGCTATAGAACCAGGAATTAAAAGATTACATTTTCGATTCACTCAAACCATTAAATTAGATATATATGTTCCAGAACAAAATAACATAGACTGGGACGTTGAAACGGGTTCTGGAAATGTTTATTTTAACGAACAAATTGTTCAAAATATTACACTAAGAGTTGGATCTGGAAACTTCAAAGGCAAGAGTCTTACAGTAAAAAATGCCTCAGTAGAAGTTGGATCAGGTGATGTGAATATCAATAATTTTAATGGGAAAAACCTTCAGCTAGTAGGTGGATCTGGAGACATTAAATTAGTAGATGTTACATGTAACACAATCATGTCCAAGATAGGTTCTGGTAGTATAACACATAATCATGTTCGATATAAGGAAATGATTTCAGAAGGCGGATCAGGTAATCTATTTTTGGAAAATTTCGAAGGTGAAACGAATATGAAAGTAGGAAGCGGAAGTATAGAAGTAATATTAGATAAACAACCAAATATAAAATGTGATTTACAAACTGGTAGTGGAAGTATTATAACGGGGGGAGAACGTGTATCTAGTAAAAAAATCCATAAAGTGTTTGGTAAATCAGAGTGTGCACTGTCATTAACCAGTGGATCCGGTGATGTAGTGTTGAAACAGTCCTATGATAATAAAAAATAA
- a CDS encoding DUF4097 family beta strand repeat-containing protein encodes MIGRNGAMELITKVIKCNDVKKIQMDISVSNITVEPYEGNDIELTYTQKIDKPLWDIHVQEGILSIHLQHKTTIIRRTEDYKLKIKLPREFILDGSINNGVGHIRFTELTIGEFSIGSGGIHCEKVEANDLSINVGAGHLQLQHIHATNLDAQTGTGSISTKDLKGNADLNSGVGNINIALEKDSNIKLDLSTGIGKVIKDGWSESSPSIGNTSILQGEEEYCIYAVTGVGNIKVHKESETVGNS; translated from the coding sequence ATGATAGGAAGAAACGGAGCAATGGAACTAATTACAAAAGTAATAAAATGTAATGATGTAAAAAAGATACAGATGGACATCTCGGTATCAAATATCACAGTGGAGCCATATGAAGGAAACGATATTGAACTTACTTATACTCAAAAGATCGATAAACCATTGTGGGATATACATGTCCAAGAAGGGATACTATCTATTCATTTACAACATAAAACCACAATTATAAGACGAACCGAAGACTATAAATTAAAGATTAAATTACCTCGTGAATTTATTTTAGACGGGTCTATAAACAATGGTGTTGGTCATATTAGATTCACTGAACTTACAATCGGTGAATTTAGTATAGGGTCAGGTGGAATCCATTGTGAAAAGGTTGAAGCCAATGATTTGAGCATTAATGTTGGAGCGGGCCATTTACAACTTCAACATATACATGCGACAAATCTTGATGCTCAAACAGGAACCGGATCTATCTCTACGAAAGATCTAAAGGGAAATGCAGATTTAAATAGTGGAGTAGGTAATATAAATATAGCTTTAGAAAAAGATTCTAATATTAAATTAGATTTATCGACAGGTATTGGAAAAGTAATAAAAGATGGGTGGTCAGAGTCTAGTCCTTCAATTGGAAATACGAGTATATTACAAGGAGAAGAAGAATATTGTATATATGCTGTAACTGGTGTTGGGAACATAAAGGTGCATAAAGAGTCAGAAACAGTTGGTAATTCTTAA
- a CDS encoding GNAT family N-acetyltransferase, whose product MIIRKYKSSDTAGLVDLFYETVHVVNKQDYTKEQLHAWAQVSNKQQKKDSWYHSLNKNITYVAVMDNIIVGFIDMEKDGYLNRLFVHKDYQRQGIAKRLYNSIEDDAKQYNIEKLYTNASITAKPFFIQCGFTIIQKQEVNINGVILVNYKMSKIIRTQKNVKRRWNKTIQSKE is encoded by the coding sequence ATGATTATTCGTAAGTATAAATCGAGTGATACAGCTGGGTTAGTGGATTTGTTTTATGAAACCGTTCATGTTGTTAATAAACAAGATTATACAAAAGAACAATTGCATGCATGGGCACAGGTTTCAAATAAGCAGCAAAAAAAAGACAGTTGGTATCACTCCCTGAATAAAAATATTACTTATGTAGCTGTGATGGATAACATCATTGTTGGCTTTATTGATATGGAAAAGGATGGCTATCTTAATCGCTTATTTGTACATAAAGACTATCAGCGACAAGGAATAGCAAAGCGGTTATATAATAGTATTGAAGATGATGCGAAACAATATAATATAGAAAAGCTATATACGAATGCAAGTATTACTGCTAAACCTTTTTTTATACAATGTGGATTCACTATAATTCAAAAACAAGAAGTAAATATAAATGGAGTGATACTGGTAAATTATAAGATGAGTAAGATAATAAGGACACAAAAGAATGTAAAGCGACGCTGGAATAAAACAATTCAATCAAAAGAATAA
- a CDS encoding acetoacetate--CoA ligase — translation MKVEEGTLLWEPNEQQIKQSNMYAYQQWLAEKKQLHLNDYASLWKWSVDDITSFWETIWEYFNVISHHPYQHVLSSTSMPGTRWFKEAKVNYAEHVFKHKNNSNPAIIHASETREMQEISWKQLYQDTAALQQTLKNIGVTKGDRVASYAPNIYETIVAFLATSSLGAIWSSASPDFGKQSVIERFQQIEPKVMITIDGYQYGGKSFNRMAIIEEIQSTIPSLEATITIPYLYDDADFSNLKRPIIWTDAVHASKPLELTYTPVGFNDPLWVLYSSGTTGKPKAIVHSQGGMLLEHLKSTHLHLDLDKDSRFFWFTTTGWMMWNFLVGGLLTGSCIILYDGSPTYPDERYLWKFAEDTKMTVFGTSASFLTSSMKKDIHPGEEFDLSNLKNISSTGSPLPPEGFQWCYTHVKKDIWVSSVSGGTDVCTAFLLGSPTLPVYAGELQCSGLGAKVESYDPNGNSLVNEIGELVLTKPFPCMPIFFWNDDDGMRMYHSYFDTYRGVWCHGDYIKITEKGTSIIYGRSDATINRGGIRIGTSEIYRAVDQIEEVEDSLMIDLPQPNGDSITPLFVVMKDRKPFTDEVKRSIKNNLRTHCSPRHVPTHMFEVKELPKTLNGKKIEVPIKKILMGASIEQVMNKGSLINESAIEYFINLAKEWNK, via the coding sequence GTGAAAGTAGAAGAAGGTACATTATTATGGGAACCGAACGAGCAACAAATTAAACAATCAAATATGTATGCATATCAGCAATGGTTAGCAGAAAAAAAACAACTTCATTTGAACGATTATGCTTCTTTGTGGAAATGGTCAGTAGACGATATTACTTCCTTTTGGGAAACGATATGGGAATACTTTAATGTGATTTCTCACCACCCCTATCAACATGTATTATCCAGTACATCGATGCCTGGAACTAGGTGGTTTAAAGAGGCAAAAGTAAACTATGCAGAACATGTGTTTAAGCATAAAAATAATTCAAATCCTGCCATTATACATGCTTCAGAAACGCGAGAAATGCAAGAAATTTCCTGGAAACAACTTTATCAAGATACAGCTGCACTACAACAAACACTTAAGAATATCGGAGTAACAAAAGGCGACCGAGTAGCTAGTTATGCTCCTAATATTTATGAAACTATTGTTGCCTTTCTGGCCACTTCTAGTCTCGGAGCAATCTGGTCCAGTGCATCTCCTGATTTTGGAAAACAAAGTGTTATTGAACGATTCCAGCAAATTGAACCTAAAGTTATGATTACCATAGATGGTTATCAATATGGTGGTAAAAGCTTTAATCGAATGGCTATTATCGAAGAGATTCAGTCAACAATACCTTCTTTAGAAGCAACGATTACGATTCCTTACTTGTATGACGATGCAGATTTTTCTAATTTAAAACGACCAATAATATGGACAGATGCCGTTCACGCTAGTAAACCTTTAGAACTAACCTATACACCGGTTGGCTTTAATGACCCGCTTTGGGTACTCTATTCATCTGGTACAACCGGAAAACCTAAAGCAATCGTTCATAGCCAAGGTGGGATGTTACTCGAGCATCTAAAATCCACTCACTTACATCTCGATTTAGATAAGGATTCTCGTTTTTTCTGGTTTACTACAACAGGATGGATGATGTGGAATTTTCTTGTTGGAGGGCTCCTTACTGGAAGTTGTATTATTTTATACGATGGAAGCCCAACCTATCCAGATGAACGTTACTTATGGAAATTTGCTGAGGATACAAAAATGACTGTATTTGGAACCAGTGCGAGCTTCTTAACTTCATCGATGAAGAAGGATATCCATCCAGGTGAAGAATTCGATCTTTCCAATTTAAAAAATATAAGTTCAACTGGATCTCCGTTACCTCCTGAAGGATTTCAATGGTGTTATACTCATGTGAAGAAAGATATTTGGGTATCTTCTGTGAGTGGCGGAACCGATGTATGTACGGCCTTTTTGCTTGGTTCTCCAACTTTACCAGTTTATGCAGGAGAACTGCAGTGTAGCGGTCTAGGAGCGAAAGTGGAAAGTTATGATCCAAATGGAAATTCATTAGTTAATGAAATTGGAGAGTTAGTGCTAACAAAACCATTTCCATGTATGCCGATCTTCTTCTGGAATGACGATGATGGTATGCGAATGTATCATAGTTATTTTGACACTTATCGCGGGGTTTGGTGTCACGGTGATTATATAAAAATTACAGAAAAAGGCACCTCTATTATCTATGGTCGTTCGGACGCAACCATAAATCGCGGAGGTATTCGTATTGGTACAAGTGAAATCTATCGAGCTGTTGATCAAATTGAAGAAGTAGAAGATAGTTTAATGATAGATTTGCCTCAACCAAACGGAGATTCGATTACTCCTTTGTTTGTAGTTATGAAAGATAGAAAGCCTTTTACGGATGAAGTAAAGAGATCTATTAAAAACAACCTACGAACGCACTGTTCACCAAGACATGTGCCTACTCATATGTTTGAAGTTAAAGAATTACCTAAAACATTAAATGGCAAAAAAATTGAAGTTCCCATAAAGAAAATATTAATGGGCGCAAGTATCGAGCAAGTTATGAATAAAGGATCACTCATCAACGAAAGTGCTATCGAATATTTTATTAACTTAGCCAAAGAGTGGAATAAATAA
- a CDS encoding conserved virulence factor C family protein, whose protein sequence is MKIVSIEPTPSPHSMKINLNESLPPDETYNYNEKDDLNKAPNYVQQLFSLTGVKNIYRVVDFIALARHPKTSWEELLPQVREVLGTTEEISIQNVTPSVEQDSFGEVRVFIQMFLGIPMQVKLEEDDEEKRFGLPELFTNAVMDASPASTNVIMDRKWVEQHPRYGDMDEIGEEVVEELKASYDEERLRTLVNVAFQTDKTEQSSSYYQSVPIEKLDDPNWKNRYAALDRLDPTIDDLDLLEKALHDEKSSIRRLATAYLGMIEDKKVLPLLYLALEDKAVNVRRTAGDCISDLGFVEATPKMITTLKDKSRLVRWRAAMFLYEVGDESAIAPLEDAADDPEFEVRMQINMALERIRGGKEAQGSVWHQMTQATKKG, encoded by the coding sequence ATGAAAATAGTATCTATTGAACCAACACCTAGCCCACATTCAATGAAAATTAATTTGAATGAATCCCTACCTCCAGACGAAACGTATAATTACAATGAAAAAGACGATTTAAATAAAGCGCCTAACTATGTACAGCAATTATTTTCATTAACAGGTGTTAAAAATATTTATCGTGTGGTAGATTTTATTGCATTAGCGAGACACCCAAAGACATCATGGGAAGAATTATTGCCACAAGTACGTGAAGTTCTTGGTACAACAGAAGAAATATCAATCCAAAATGTTACACCTTCTGTTGAGCAAGATAGTTTTGGTGAAGTCCGTGTTTTTATTCAGATGTTCCTCGGTATTCCGATGCAAGTAAAACTTGAAGAAGACGATGAAGAGAAACGCTTTGGACTACCTGAGCTTTTTACAAATGCTGTTATGGATGCTTCACCAGCATCTACAAATGTAATTATGGATCGTAAATGGGTGGAACAACACCCAAGATATGGTGATATGGATGAAATTGGGGAAGAAGTTGTTGAAGAACTAAAAGCTAGCTATGACGAAGAAAGACTTCGAACACTTGTAAACGTAGCATTCCAAACTGATAAAACCGAGCAGAGTTCCAGCTATTATCAATCTGTGCCTATTGAAAAGTTGGATGATCCTAATTGGAAAAATCGCTATGCTGCTTTAGACCGACTAGATCCTACTATCGATGATTTAGATCTGTTAGAAAAAGCACTACACGATGAAAAGTCATCGATTCGACGACTTGCAACGGCATATCTTGGGATGATTGAAGATAAAAAAGTGCTACCATTGCTCTATTTAGCCTTAGAAGATAAAGCTGTTAATGTAAGACGTACTGCTGGTGATTGTATATCTGACCTTGGATTTGTAGAAGCTACACCAAAAATGATTACGACATTGAAAGACAAAAGCCGATTAGTTCGTTGGCGTGCGGCTATGTTCCTATATGAAGTTGGAGATGAATCAGCTATTGCTCCGCTTGAGGATGCTGCAGATGACCCCGAATTTGAGGTAAGAATGCAAATAAATATGGCGCTTGAACGTATTCGAGGTGGCAAGGAAGCCCAAGGATCAGTATGGCATCAAATGACACAAGCTACGAAAAAAGGCTGA
- a CDS encoding type 1 glutamine amidotransferase domain-containing protein, giving the protein MQLQNKKVLALVDHDFEDLELWYPVLRLREEGAQVDLIGKEANYKYIGKYGVPAESDFAYKDVNDADYDAILVPGGWAPDKLRRFPEVLDMVRNMNQAKKPIGQICHAGWVLISANILNGKTVTSTPGIKDDMTNAGATWVDEPVVVDENLVSSRRPPDLPDYLREFINVLANK; this is encoded by the coding sequence ATGCAATTACAAAATAAAAAAGTATTAGCACTTGTTGATCATGACTTTGAAGATTTAGAATTATGGTACCCTGTCCTCCGGTTGCGCGAAGAAGGTGCACAGGTTGACCTTATTGGAAAAGAAGCAAATTACAAATATATAGGCAAATATGGAGTGCCTGCAGAATCTGACTTTGCATATAAGGATGTAAACGATGCTGATTATGATGCGATTCTTGTACCTGGCGGCTGGGCACCAGATAAATTACGTAGATTTCCAGAAGTTCTTGATATGGTTCGTAATATGAACCAAGCAAAAAAACCAATCGGTCAAATTTGTCATGCTGGATGGGTGCTTATATCTGCGAATATCCTTAATGGAAAAACAGTAACAAGTACTCCTGGGATAAAAGATGATATGACAAATGCTGGAGCGACTTGGGTTGATGAACCTGTCGTTGTGGATGAGAATTTAGTATCAAGTCGTCGCCCACCAGATTTACCAGATTATTTACGAGAATTTATTAATGTATTAGCAAATAAATAG
- a CDS encoding YueI family protein translates to MTKKNVDDYLQEGMYGTRLPKEAERKHFLGTLRERVILALTIGEVMSDRGLEKLEIEMKKHPNSTLLMNGSVAYKFLKQERDLADKYKISHTTISNQEHQTEIGAVLTYNHAIDKEDIYLSNDNDQEESDSVEDDGQKEKGIVDRIKSWFK, encoded by the coding sequence ATGACAAAGAAAAATGTTGATGACTATTTACAAGAAGGCATGTATGGTACGCGTTTACCAAAAGAGGCTGAACGGAAGCACTTTTTAGGTACCTTACGTGAACGTGTGATTCTCGCTTTAACAATTGGTGAAGTGATGTCCGATCGTGGATTAGAAAAGTTAGAAATAGAAATGAAAAAACATCCTAATTCCACACTATTAATGAATGGTAGCGTAGCTTATAAATTCTTAAAGCAAGAAAGGGATTTAGCTGATAAATATAAGATTTCACATACAACAATTAGTAATCAAGAACACCAAACAGAAATTGGAGCCGTATTAACTTACAATCATGCGATTGATAAAGAAGATATCTATCTTTCAAATGACAACGATCAGGAAGAATCAGACAGCGTAGAAGATGATGGTCAAAAAGAAAAAGGAATAGTGGATCGGATCAAATCTTGGTTTAAATAA
- a CDS encoding MBL fold metallo-hydrolase, which produces MERSHKRPISLGNGISLIDGYDLDVESRTGVYVLEEEELTIIETGPSPSVPYIKEGLEALGHDLTEVKYIILTHIHLDHGGGAGRLLQLCPNATIIVHPKGKRHLVDPKKLAAGARAIYGESFSDLFEPIIPVPEDRIVVKSEGDNLTIGSDRKLEFWDTPGHSRHHIGIYDPVSNGMFTGDTAGIRYEQLIPHGIDYFLPSTSPNHFDPVAMKASIERMRKKNLDYIYFGHFGATDLVNQTFNQVEYWLDIFIQQGERAVAEEEGYDAIAKALLKKVQADLQDKGIPDDHKVYTIINLDLQVSALGIIDYLQKQSS; this is translated from the coding sequence ATGGAACGAAGTCATAAAAGACCAATTTCTTTAGGAAATGGTATCTCACTGATAGACGGATATGATTTAGATGTAGAGAGTAGGACAGGTGTTTATGTTTTGGAGGAAGAAGAACTAACCATTATTGAGACAGGCCCAAGCCCATCGGTTCCTTATATCAAAGAAGGTCTTGAAGCGTTAGGACATGATTTAACAGAAGTGAAATATATAATACTTACACATATTCACTTAGATCATGGTGGTGGTGCAGGTCGGCTACTACAACTATGTCCAAATGCAACAATAATTGTCCATCCTAAAGGAAAGCGACATTTGGTTGATCCGAAAAAGTTAGCTGCAGGAGCAAGAGCTATTTATGGAGAAAGTTTTTCTGATTTGTTCGAACCAATTATACCAGTGCCTGAAGATCGTATTGTCGTAAAATCAGAAGGGGACAACCTGACTATTGGTTCAGATCGTAAACTTGAATTTTGGGATACTCCGGGACATTCTCGACATCATATAGGAATTTATGATCCAGTGAGTAATGGGATGTTTACAGGAGATACTGCTGGAATACGTTATGAACAGCTAATACCACATGGCATTGATTATTTCCTGCCATCTACATCTCCTAATCATTTTGATCCTGTGGCAATGAAAGCTTCTATAGAGAGAATGCGTAAGAAAAACTTGGATTACATTTACTTTGGCCATTTTGGTGCAACAGATTTAGTTAATCAAACGTTTAATCAAGTTGAATATTGGCTCGATATTTTTATACAGCAAGGCGAAAGAGCCGTGGCAGAGGAAGAAGGTTATGACGCAATAGCCAAAGCTTTATTGAAAAAAGTTCAAGCAGATTTACAGGATAAGGGTATACCAGATGACCATAAAGTATATACAATTATTAATTTGGATTTACAAGTGAGTGCTTTAGGAATTATTGATTATTTACAAAAGCAATCGTCCTAA
- a CDS encoding VOC family protein, protein MKGLIHHIEFYVSNLRRSQEFWGWLLENLGYKPYQEWEKGQSWKLGQSYIVFVQAEDKFLDIAYHRRRVGLNHIAFHAESKEHVDTLTEQLKEKQIPILYKDCHPFAGGPNHYAVYFEDPDRIKVEIVAPSKLLNI, encoded by the coding sequence ATGAAAGGACTTATACATCATATTGAATTTTATGTTTCCAATTTACGACGATCTCAAGAATTCTGGGGATGGTTATTAGAAAATCTTGGTTATAAGCCTTATCAAGAATGGGAGAAAGGTCAAAGTTGGAAGCTAGGTCAATCATATATTGTATTTGTCCAAGCTGAAGATAAATTTTTAGATATTGCTTATCACCGTCGTAGAGTCGGTTTAAATCATATAGCTTTCCACGCTGAATCAAAAGAACATGTTGATACACTTACAGAACAATTGAAGGAAAAACAAATCCCTATTCTGTATAAAGATTGCCATCCTTTTGCTGGAGGACCGAATCACTACGCTGTTTATTTTGAAGACCCTGACCGTATTAAAGTAGAAATTGTCGCTCCTTCAAAGCTACTGAACATATAA
- a CDS encoding exodeoxyribonuclease III, giving the protein MHFISWNVNGIRACVRKGFLDFFQEMDADFFCIQESKLQKGQIQLDLDGYYQYWNYAERKGYSGTAIFTKWEPLHVFYGLDSNNFEPEGRIITLEYESFYVINVYTPNSKRDLTRLEDRLEWEDRLFDYLQKLNKKKPLIYCGDLNVAHHEIDLRNDKTNHGNSGFTKEERSKMTRLLDAGFVDTLRHFHPDKDDIYTWWSYMKTIRERNIGWRIDYFIVSEQLIPALKKSEVHSSVLGSDHCPIGLVIDEKQLMQMGVGEDERTYTSY; this is encoded by the coding sequence ATGCATTTTATATCATGGAACGTGAATGGGATACGAGCTTGCGTTAGAAAAGGTTTTTTAGACTTTTTCCAAGAGATGGACGCAGATTTCTTTTGTATTCAAGAATCAAAATTACAAAAAGGTCAAATTCAATTAGATTTAGATGGATATTATCAATATTGGAATTACGCCGAGCGAAAAGGTTATTCAGGAACAGCAATCTTCACCAAATGGGAACCACTTCATGTTTTCTATGGTTTAGATTCCAATAATTTTGAACCAGAAGGAAGAATTATTACCTTAGAATACGAATCTTTTTACGTGATCAATGTATATACTCCAAATTCCAAGCGTGATTTAACCCGTTTAGAAGATCGACTTGAATGGGAAGACCGATTATTTGATTATTTACAGAAATTAAATAAGAAAAAACCTCTTATTTACTGCGGGGATTTGAATGTCGCACATCATGAAATTGATCTAAGAAATGATAAGACAAATCATGGGAATTCTGGATTTACAAAAGAAGAAAGAAGTAAAATGACGCGATTACTAGATGCCGGATTTGTCGATACACTTCGTCATTTTCATCCCGATAAAGACGACATCTATACATGGTGGTCTTATATGAAAACTATTCGTGAACGAAATATAGGATGGCGAATCGATTATTTCATCGTATCAGAACAACTTATTCCTGCTCTAAAAAAATCGGAAGTACATTCTTCTGTATTAGGGAGTGATCATTGCCCTATTGGACTTGTAATAGATGAAAAACAATTAATGCAAATGGGAGTTGGCGAAGATGAAAGGACTTATACATCATATTGA
- a CDS encoding GntR family transcriptional regulator, protein MKLQFNKREPVYIQVKRHLKEQIATGRLKPGEEIPSRRELASQLEINPNTAQRAYKEMEEEGLIYTEKNLPSCVTSDTKKIEDIREELINGAIEHFLQAIEPIRLSKKEIIDRIKIQYDVTNRED, encoded by the coding sequence ATGAAATTGCAATTCAATAAGCGAGAACCTGTTTATATTCAGGTCAAGAGACACCTAAAAGAACAAATTGCAACTGGAAGATTAAAACCTGGAGAAGAAATCCCTTCACGAAGAGAGTTGGCTAGTCAGTTAGAAATCAATCCAAATACCGCTCAACGAGCGTATAAAGAAATGGAGGAAGAAGGATTGATATATACAGAAAAGAATCTTCCTAGTTGTGTTACTTCTGACACAAAGAAGATAGAAGATATTAGAGAGGAACTCATCAATGGTGCTATTGAACATTTTTTACAAGCAATAGAACCTATCCGTTTATCGAAAAAGGAGATTATTGATCGCATTAAGATCCAATATGATGTCACAAATAGGGAGGATTAG
- a CDS encoding ATP-binding cassette domain-containing protein, with protein sequence MIELTDVYKRFGRKSVLNGVTFQAEKSAITCLIGINGSGKTTILQSIMNLTPISKGKITIDGNLLNKNTYEKLTYIPDTITLLPRMKIKEAFIFMDDFYSNWNQKRADEMLSFFKLDREERIMNLSKGNKSKVNMLMGLAMDADYILMDEPFSGIDIFSREQITDVFTSHLVEDRGVIITTHEINDIEHLIDKAILIDNGVVVKEFNTEQLREDEGKSVVDVMREVYRT encoded by the coding sequence ATGATTGAATTAACTGATGTATATAAACGTTTTGGAAGAAAGTCTGTGCTAAACGGAGTTACGTTTCAAGCAGAAAAAAGTGCAATAACTTGCTTGATCGGTATTAATGGATCTGGAAAAACGACTATACTCCAATCAATTATGAATCTTACTCCAATTAGTAAAGGAAAGATCACTATCGATGGGAATCTGTTAAATAAGAATACGTATGAAAAGCTTACGTATATTCCAGATACCATCACGCTATTACCAAGAATGAAAATTAAGGAAGCATTTATTTTTATGGATGATTTTTATTCAAACTGGAATCAAAAGCGTGCGGATGAGATGTTAAGCTTCTTTAAACTTGATCGAGAAGAAAGAATCATGAATCTTTCTAAAGGAAATAAATCAAAGGTGAATATGCTAATGGGACTTGCGATGGACGCGGATTATATTCTTATGGATGAACCTTTTTCCGGAATCGATATCTTTAGCAGAGAACAAATTACTGATGTATTTACTAGTCATCTCGTTGAAGACAGGGGAGTTATCATTACAACTCATGAAATTAATGATATTGAACATTTAATTGACAAGGCAATTTTAATAGATAATGGAGTAGTTGTTAAAGAATTTAATACAGAGCAATTGCGAGAAGATGAAGGGAAATCTGTTGTTGACGTAATGAGAGAGGTGTATCGCACTTGA
- the ectA gene encoding diaminobutyrate acetyltransferase — translation MLDVAEKLKVDTDEYYFRRPTKEDGGPVWELVREIGNLDLNSSYSYVLWCEVFAESSIVVEHKETQQIVGFISGFMHPEKEDTLFIWQVAVSSTQRGKGLATKMLLQLLEWNESVNFIEATVAPSNKPSNYLFLGLARKIHTNWKISDYFKTEHFPAKDEEHEEELLFRIGPMRKNKNKRMI, via the coding sequence ATTTTAGATGTTGCTGAAAAGTTAAAGGTAGATACGGATGAGTATTACTTTAGAAGACCAACAAAAGAAGATGGGGGTCCCGTTTGGGAACTAGTTAGAGAGATAGGAAATTTAGATTTAAATTCATCGTATAGTTATGTACTATGGTGCGAAGTTTTCGCAGAATCTTCCATCGTCGTAGAGCATAAAGAAACACAACAAATTGTCGGATTTATTTCGGGATTTATGCATCCTGAAAAGGAAGATACCCTCTTTATATGGCAGGTTGCCGTTTCTTCAACGCAAAGAGGAAAAGGATTAGCAACCAAGATGTTACTTCAATTACTTGAGTGGAACGAGTCGGTTAATTTTATTGAGGCGACAGTTGCCCCTTCAAATAAACCATCCAATTACTTGTTCCTAGGATTAGCAAGAAAGATTCATACAAACTGGAAGATTAGCGATTATTTTAAAACAGAACATTTTCCGGCTAAAGATGAAGAACATGAAGAGGAACTACTTTTTAGAATAGGGCCAATGAGAAAAAATAAAAATAAAAGGATGATATAA